In the genome of Xanthomonas hortorum pv. pelargonii, the window CACCAATGCCATTTCCTCGGGTGCAAGCAGCTGGGCGCGCTCCACGTCCGGCTCGGGGATGCCGTAGCGGTTGCTGACCAGGCCCTGGCCTGGCCTCCACGGCGCGAAGCGCAGCACGCGGCCGTCCAGCACCGGCAGGCAATAGCGCACGCCGGCCGGCAGGCTCAGTTGCCAGCGGTGCAATGCGATTTCGCCATCCATCGCCCAGTACCCGGCCACGGCACCGGTCTGCGGCGCGAACGGCAGTGCCAGCAGGCGTTCGGCCAGCGCATCGGCGGCCGCCAATCGCTGCGTCGCCGGCAGGCTGCGGCGCTGCGCACGCAACTGCTGGCGCAATGCATCTCGGTCGTCGGTCATGGGTGTCTCATGGCGGAAGGGATGACGCATTGTTTCAAACACGCAAAAAGAAACGACGCCCGAAGGCGCCGTTTCAGATTTGCATTCTCCGCCATGAACGATGCGGGCGAAACGACCTTGAACCCGGGGTTCAAGTGGGGACGTTGTGAGGCCATCGGGCTTCCCGCTACAAGGCGGACTTGCACTCCCGGCTTCGTCGCGCCCCCGTGGTCGTAATTAAGGGACAAGGCGAATGTTTTGCACGCTGTCGTTTACAGCAGAGAACGCAGGTGAAGTATAAACCTCTGCTGCGCGATGGCTAGCCCATTCGTCGGCCGGCGAGATTGAAAATTCATATTTGCGACGACAGTGCGAATTGCACTCAACGCGGTGTGTCGGCCACGCTGTCGAGACGACGATTCAAGTTGTCCAGCGTGTTCGCCAATTCACGCTCGTAGAGCGCTTGCTGTTCGCGCAGTTGCTGCAATTCGTGCGCCAGATTGAGCGCGGCCAGCACTGCAACGCGATCTACCGCCGCCATGCGATTGCTGCCACGGATCTCGCGCATGCGCAGATCCAGCAGGCGTGCCGCAGCAGTGAGACTCTCGCGTTCGTCTGCGGTAACGCCAACCGTGTATTCACGATCCAGAATACGCACGCTGACCGGCTCGTTGTTGCTCACGTGTGTTGCTCCAGTGACTTCAAGCGCACGATCATCGCTTCCACGCGCGAGCGCGCCTGTTCGTTCTTGGTAAGCAGCCGCGCGCGCTCGCCGATCAACTGTTCTTGCTGATGACGCAGGCTGCGGTTCTCGTCGGTCAACCGTTGGGTGCGCTCGACCAACGCCTCCACGCGGGCGGTAAGTGCGCTGAGTTGGGCGAGGGCGGCAGCGTTGTCCATACGCCCACGATAGGGGCGCGTGCGCGCGGCGGTCAAGCGTGCGATCACGGGCCGCTCACCCGCCGTCAGGCCAATCGCGACAAGGGCTGTCGCTGCCCCGAGCCGAGCCGGCCCCGTGCGCGTGGAACGCTGCATGGAACGCGGCAGTAGCAGCCGGGGCGGGGTGCCTTGATACACTGGGAAGTCTGATCGCCGGCCGGTGTGCCGGCCCCTTCTGTTCTTAGCCTGGATGACCTGATGGATCTGCCTGACGTAACCGCTGTGCAAAACGAGAGTCGCCAGTTGGCGCTGGCGTCCTCTGCGGCGGAGTTGCACGGCGGGCTGTGCGGCTGGCTCTCCGGTGGTGGCGCCGACAGCGGCGACTGGCTGGGGCACGTGCTGGCCGACGTGGCGCAGGTACCGCCCAAGCAGGGCGGCGCACTGGACCAGATGCGGCAGGCCACGGTGGCGCAGCTCGAAGACCGCGATTTCGCCTTCGAGCTCCTGTTGATCGATGACGGCGCACCGCTGGCGGCGCGCACCGATGCCTTGTTCGACTGGTGTCGTGCCTTCCTGGGCGGGTTCGGTCTGGCTGCAAAGCAGCGCCCGGCACTGACCGAAGAGGGCGAAGAAGCGCTGCAGGATCTGGCGCGGCTGGCGCAGGCCTCCAGCGACGATTTCGATGCCGCCGACGAGGACGACACCGCGCTGGCCGAGATCGAAGAGTTCGTGCGCGTGGCGGTGCTGTTGCTGCATGGCGACTGCGTGATGGGGCCGCGCTTCCGCCAACGCTTGAACTGATCGCACAACCGATATGAAAAAGCTCACCGGGATTGGCGCCGCCGAGTACGCGCGCCGGCGCAAGCAGCTGATGCAGATGGCCGGCGAGCAGGCGATTCTGATCCTGCCGGCCGCACCCGAGCGGGTGCGCAGCCACGACACCCATTACCCGTACCGGCAGGATTCGGACTTCTGGTATCTGAGCGGCTTTCCGGAGCCGGAAGCGGTGCTGGTGCTGGTGCCCGGGCGCAAGCATGGCGAGGCGATTTTGTTCTGCCGCGAGCGTAGTGCCGAGCGCGAAGCCTGGGATGGCCCGCGTGAGGGCCAGGAAGGCGCGGTGGCGCATTACGGCATGGACGATGCGTATCCCATCGACGATGTCGACGAGATCCTGCCGGGCCTGCTGGAAGGGCGTAGCCGCGTCTACTACCACTTCGGGCGCGATGTCGATTTCGATCTCAAGTTGATCGGCTGGCTCAAGCGCGTGCGCGAGCAGGTGCGCCACGGCGCGCAGCCGCCGCACGAATTCCTCGAACTGGGACATCTACTGCACGAGCAGCGGCTGTTCAAATCGCGCGATGAAATCGCGTTGATGCAGCAGGCCGCCGACATCAGCGTACGTGCGCATCGCGCCGCGATGCGATTGGCACGGCCGGGCGTGCATGAGTACGAATTTCAGGCCGAGGTCGAGCGCGAATTTCGCGCCGCCGATGCGTGGCCGGCGTACGGCAGCATCGTCGGCACCGGTAGCAATGCCTGTGTGCTGCACTACCGCGCCAACAATGCGCGCAGCCGCGATGGCGAGCTGGTGCTGATCGATGCCGGCGCCGAATATCGCGGCTATGCAGCCGATATCACCCGCACCTTTCCGGTCAATGGCCGCTTCACGCCGGCACAGCGCGCGCTGCATGATCTGGTCGGCGCGTCGCAGGCTGCCGCACTCGCGCAGGCGCGCCCGGGCGTGGCGTACGAAGCAGGGCATCTGGCCGCAGTGGAAACCTTGACCGAAGGATTGCTGCGCCTGGGGCTGCTCAAGGGCACGCTGGAACGCAACATCGCCGACGGCCATTACAAGCGCTTTTATCGGCACAAAACCGGCCACTGGCTGGGCCTGGATGTGCACGACGTGGGCGACTACCGGCTGGCAGGCGACTCGCGTCTGCTCGAACCCGGCATGGTATTCACCATCGAGCCGGGGCTGTACATCAGCGCCGACGACACCGCCGTGGAGGCCAGGTGGCGCGGCATCGGCATCCGCACCGAAGACAACGTGCTGATCACCGCAGAGGGCCATCGCGTGTTGACCGATGCGCTGGCGCGCAGTGCCGACGAGATCGAAGCGGAGATGGCCGGCAGCGTTGCGTAATGTTGCGTCCAACGCGCGTCGCATCGACAACGCGTCGAATCGGGTTTATCGCCTTACTTAGAGCGGCTAACAGAACGACTTCATGCCGGCCTGCTGCAGGGCGGCTGATCTGCGGCCTGGCTGCAGGGCCCTTGCCCGCCCACCATCGCGGGACACGCTGCAAGTACGTCCCTGGAAGCTCTTCTGCGGCATCCATGCCGCATAAGGTCCCGCGCCGGTGGGCGGGCAAGGGACAGTGGAGATGGTCGGTGTGCATGTTTTCAACAAAGCAACCGACTGATCTTCTGGTGCGGTGTCCTCGCCGATTGCGGGACCGTGTGCGGCATGGATGCCGCCACCGAGCCTACATAGACGTACTTGCGGCGTGTCCCGCGAGCGGCGAGGGCACCGCGCCCTCGACCGACTCAGCGGTTGACCTGGACTTCTGACGGCATTCACCAAGATGCGGCTAACAAAACCCTGCGCTCACCGTTAGGCATCCGCGCAGTCGTTTTGAGCCGATCTTACCGCCCCAGCCGCGGTGTCTGCGTGGGTTCGGGTGGCTGGACTTGCTCGCCCGGCGACGCAAGCTGCCGCGCACGCTCGAACGACTGTTCTACCGGCATGCCAAGCGCCTGTTCGGTCTTCATATGCGCGCGCAGATGCGCCGGATTGGCCGGATCGCCTTGCACCACGAACACATTCTCGCCGCCGTGCACACCTTTGTTGTTGGCCTCGCTCATCAGTACGTGATCCACGCGCGACAAACCGCCTTCCTTGGCCAGCGGCAGCAACGCGGCGGTGAGCCGCGCGCTGGTCTGGTCGGGCTCGCGCCCGTGTGCGGCGTCGATCGCGTGCACACCGCGCTCGATCTGCTGATACATCGGATGGTCCGGGTGCGAGGGTTGGCGTGGATCGTTCATGGCGATGCTCCGTGCTGTGCAGAATAATTTATGGTGCGGCAAACACTGGGCGTGTCAGGTTTTCGGGAGCGCCATCAGTGCACACCACTTCATCTTCGATGCGGATGCCGCCGTAGGGTTTGAAGTGGTCGACGCGCTGCCAGTCGATGCTGGCGGCGTGGCCGTTCTTCTTCACTTCGTCCAGCAGCATGTCGATGAAATACACGCCCGGCTCGATGGTGACCACCATGCCCGGTTCGAGCACGCGGGTCAGGCGTAGATACGGGTGACCGGCGGGGCCCTCGATGCGGCCGCCGCGGTCGCTGGCTGCGAAGCCGGCGACATCGTGCACCTGCAAGCCGATCAGATGGCCCAGCCCGTGCGGGAAGAACGCGGCGCTGACACCGGTGGCGAGCGCGGCCTCCGGCGACACGGTGAGGATGCCGAAGTCCTTGAGGATGCCCATCAACGCCAGATGCGCCTCCACATGCAGCTGCTTGTAATCCACGCCCGCGCGCACGTTCTGGCCCATGCGGATCTGTGCGGCATCGACCGCATCGATCAGTGCCTGGAATTCGCTGCCCGGGTCGGCGGCATAGGTGCGGGTGATGTCGCTGGCGTAGCCGTAGGCCGAAGCGCCGGCATCGATCAAAAAGCTGCGCAGCGGTTGCGGCGGCTGCTGGCCGAGTTCGGTGTAGTGCAGCACTGCGCCGTGTTCGTTGAGCGCGATGATGTTGCCGTACGGCAGTTCGTTGGCGTCCTGGCCCACGGCTGCGCAATACGCCATGTGGATGCCGAACTCACTCTGGCCTGCACGGAATGCCGCTTCGGCGGCGCGATGGCCACGCACTGCCAGCTGCTGGGCAATGCGCAGCAGTGCGAGTTCGTATGGGGTCTTGAAGGCGCGCTGGTAGTCCAGGTAATCAAGCACCGGCTGCGGATTGTTCGGCACATAGGCGCCGAGCGCACTCTGCGCTTCGCCGAGAATCGCGCAGCGCTCGGGCTGTTTGGGCAGCAGCGTCAAGGCCGCGTCCGGGGTACGGATGATGTGGATGTCACAGTGCTCTACCCACCAGCCACTGGGGGCGTCGGGCACGACATGCCAGTAGTCGAACGGCTGGTAGAAGATCACCGTCGGGCGCTTGCCCGGGGTGTAGATCAGCCAGCTGTTGGGCACCCGCGTCAGCGGCACCCAGGCCTTGAACTGCGGATTGACCGCATATGGGTAATCGCGGTCGTCGAACACCTGGTAATGCAGGCTGCCGCTGGGCACGACCAAGTGATCGAAGCCGCCGCGCTGCAGCGCCTGATCGGCGCGCGCGGTCAGCGTGCGCAGGTGGTCGGAATACAGGTGGCTCAAGGACGGCTGGGTCATGCGGGGCTCGATCGGCAATGCAAAGGCAATGCGCAATTTTGCCGCAATCCTGGCAGCGGCGCTGTGCCTTCAGCCGGCCATGTGTTCCTCGGCGATCCAGGCGCGCAGGCGTCGCCGATGTGGCTCCGACATGGTCAGAAAGCGGAAACCGGCCCAGGCCTGTCCGGGGGCGTGCGCGGCTTCGGACCACAGCAGGTGCACGCCGACATCGATCTCGGTGGCGCGGCCCACGCGCTCGGGCAGGGTGAAGCGCAATTGATACAAGGCGTCGTCATGCAGCGGAACCGAAGCCAGCAGCAGCATGCCGGTTTCCGACACATTGCCAACGCGGCCGATCTGCGCCTCGCTGAGCATGTCGGTGACCGGCACCAGATCGGTCGGTTGACGGCGCGGCGCGCGACGGGTGTCCTGGATCATGGGGCGACCTCTGCAGCAGGCGACTGGCCGGCAAGGTGACGTAACGTGCGCACGGTGGCATGCCAGGCGCGGTCGATCAGACGCGATTTTTCTTCAACCAGCAAGCGCGCCTGGCCGCCGGCCATCATCCGCGCCAGACCATCCAGCGACTGCTCGCCGATCTTTTGCCCACGCTGATTGACGAACAACGCGTTGTCGGTCATCGGGCTGTACCAGGACAGCCGTTGCCGGCGCAGATCGCCCTGCTGGTTGACCACGAATTCGAACCAGGTGCCGAATGGCAGGCTGCGCAACTGCGTGTAGCACTCCTCTTCGGCCGACGAGCGCGGTGTGGCGATGTCCTTGCGCGGGGCTGTCTCGCCCTGGTCGCCCAGCCGCGTGCGCGCCCTGAGTTTGGCGGTGAGTTCGGTGCGCGAGGTCATCTCGTCTTCGCCACCGGGCGTGGACAGGCGACGCGCGATCGCCGCCGCTTCGTCCTGGTGATAGCCGATCTGCAGCAGCGCGGTTTGGACATCGCCACCGAGCGCGGTGTCGGTGGGCTGACCCTTGCTCAGACAGGTGACCTCGGCGATACGCGCCGTCAGTGCCTGGCGCTCATCCCATTCGGGCGATTGCTCGCCTTGCCGCAGCAGCGTGAGCGTGAGCACGTCCGACCACGCCTGGCGCAGCAGCGATTGCACGAAACGCGGCGGCGCGCTCTGCTCGCACAGATCTTCGATTCGCTCGGCCGCCTGTTGCTTGGCCGATTCCAGCCGCTCCTTGCCGCGTGCGGCATCCACATGGCGCCGCTCGGCGACCTCGGCCTTGCGCGCCAGTGCGCGTAGATGCGTCTGGATCTCGTCGTTGGCCGCAGCAAAGACACTTTCGTCGCCGTGATAGTCGTTGACGATCTTGTCGACCGCATTGCCCAGCTTGTGCAGCAACTGCGGGTCGACATCGTCCTCGCCCAGCCACACCGCACCGGACTCGGCCACGGTGTTGAGCAATTCGCGCACCGGGTGCTGATCGCGCACGAAAAAATGCGTGTCGGCCAATGCCGCGCGCACCACCGGTACCTGCAACTTGGCAAGCAAGGTCTGCGCCGGGGTCTGCTCGCGCACTTCGCGTTGCATCTGCGCGTAGAGCAGGCCGAGCAGGTCGAAGGTGTCGGTGTCCTGCGGCGATAGCGCCGCGTCCGGGCCGTGCTGGGCGCGCAGCAGTTCCAGCACCTGCCGCTGCACCGCATCGATGCCGGCCGCTGCAGTTGATTGCACGGCTAACGCGCCTTGCAGGCTGGCCAGCGCGTCGCTGAGCGCGGCTTTGGGCACTGCCGTGGAAGCAAGCTGGGGAAATGCTCTTTCAGCTGTCGCCTGCGAGCCTGTTGCGGGCGCTGTACCGCGATTGGCAGCGCCGTGATTCGATGCACTGTGAGGCGCAGATGGGCCTGTGTTGCCGGCCGCCTGCGATTGACGTGCCGACGACATCAGGCCGCCAAGCGCCTGCATTGCATCGCTCAATGCAGGTGTTGCCTGCTCACCGTACGTAGCCGCAGTCAGTGTCATCGGAAAATCTGACGGATCCAGCAAGGCGCTTTGCCACGGTGTCGGTGCGGGCTGTCCGCTCCAGCCGGTCGCCGGTTGCCCGCCACGCGGCGGCATCGCGCGCGCGTTGGTGGGTGCAGCATCCTGCGATCCAGTGGCAGATGCAGGCAGCGCACGCCGCGTCTGCACCTGCGTGGGCTTGACCAGATACGGGTGATAGATCAGCCCCGGCAGGATGCCTTCCTGTGCGAGGACGCTGTTGACACGCTCATACAGATCGTTCAAACGCTCGATCAGCTGACGCTCGAACACGCGGTACAGCGTGAGTTGCCCATCCAGGCTCAACCCCAGCGTTTCGCCGCATTGGCGCAGCAGGCGGCACAGCGCGTACGGACCGAGCGGGACTTCTTCGAGTTCGAATTCGGCAACCACGCCGATCACCGCCAACCGTTGCGCCAGCAATTGCAGCGCATCGGCACGGCGCGAGGTTTCGCGGCGCGCGATCTCGCTGAGCACGATGTCGCGGTCGATATCGGTGTCTTCCACCAGCGTGAGCATCTGCGGATGCGCCGGCGCATCGGCCAGCGGTGTCAGCGACGGGCGCTCGCGCAGGTTGGCCAGATCCTGCGCCAGCTGCTGCAGAAAGGCTTGCGGAAACCGATCGATATGATCGCGCAGGCCACGCGTCTGCGCGTAGGTTTCGGCATGGATCTGGCTGTTGCGCGCATGTTCGGCCTGATGCAGCAACTCGCGTTCCAGCTCGACGATGGTCAGCCGCAGCGGCCCGCTGAGCGCCTGCACGCAGTGCGCATGCAGTGCCGCGAGCAGATGCCGGCCGCGCGCGGACACCGGCGCATCGGCAATCGGGCCGCTGAGTGTGTGCTGCAGGGAAGAGGCGGGCGTGGACATCCGTGGAGGTGTGCTCGGTTCGAAGCGTGAGCTATGTAGCATGTTTTTCGCATTGCCGCGCGACATTGGAGCGGCCAGGCGCGGCCATTGCTCGGTGCGATGGACCCCTCGAACACTCCAGACCTGCCGTGCCGGTCACGCGCGGATGACGGACGCTCGCGAGAGTTTGCTGGCCAGCGTCAGGTCAGGAACAACTCGACCACGTCGTTGGTGAAGCGGCGGCCCAGTTCGGTCGGTATCACGCGTCCGTCCTGCTCGGTCATCCAACCCTGCGCGACCGCGCGCGCCAACGGCGCTGCGATCTCTGACGCCTCCAAACCGGTAGAGGCTTCGAAATCGCTCAGCCGGAAGCCTTCGTGCAGGCGCAATACATTGAGCATGTATTCGAACGGCAACCGCGCGCGCGGCACGACCTCATCGCCGCCGATCGATGCCGCATTGCCGGCGCTGGCCAGATAACTCTGCGGATGTTTGTGCTTCCAGTGGCGCAGTACGTGCTGCTCGGCGCCGGAACTGATCTTGCCGTGCGCACCGGCGCCAATGCCCAGATAATCGCCAAAGCGCCAGTAATTGAGGTTGTGCGCACATTGCCGCCCGGGCTTGGCGTAGGCGCTCACTTCGTACTGCGCATAGCCGGCCTCGGCAAGCAGGCGCTGGCAGTGTTCCTGGATATCCCAGGCCGCGTCGTCGTCGGGGATGCCCTTGGGCGGCCGCGCGAAGAACACCGTGTTCGGCTCCAGCGTGAGCTGGTAATGCGACATGTGGGTGGGCTGCAGCGCAAAGGCGCGCTCGAGATCGCGCTCGGCCTGTGCCAGGGTTTGCTCGGGCAGCGCGTACATCAGGTCGATATTGAAATTGTCGTAGCCGGCATCTTGCGCCAGCTTGATCGCGCGCTCGGCCTCGGCACTGTCGTGGATGCGACCGAGCCGCTGCAGCGCCACATCGTCGAAGGTCTGCACCCCGAAGCTCAGGCGGTTTACGCCAGCGGCGCGATAACCATCGAAGCGGCCATGCTCGGCGGTGCCTGGATTGGTTTCCAGGGTGATCTCGAGATTTGGTGCAAAGCGCAGCCGCGCAGCCGCGGCTTGCAGAAAGCGATCGATCGCCTCGGGCGGAAACAGGCTCGGCGTGCCACCGCCGAAGAACACCGAATGCACCACGCGCCCCCACACCAGCGGCAAATCGTTGTCCAGATCGCGGATCAACGCATCCACGTACTCCTCGAACGGCAGCACGCCCTTGGCCGCATGCGAGTTGAAATCGCAGTACGGGCATTTACGCACGCACCAGGGCAGGTGCACGTACAGCGATAACGGCGGTGGAATCAGGTCGGACACTGCATCAGGCCATCGTTCACAGCGACAGGGCGTGCAGCTTGTGCTGCAACGTGGCCAACGCCACCGCACGGTGACTCAGCCGGTTCTTCAACGCAGTCTCCATTTCCGCAGCGGTCAGGCCGTACACCGGGTCCAGAAACACCGGGTTGTAGCCGAAGCCGCCATCGCCGCGCGGTTCGGTGGTGATCACGCCTTCCCAGCTGCCTTCGGCGATCAGCGGTTGCGGATCTTCCGGATGACGCAGCAGCACGATCACCGCATAAAACCGCGCGCTGCGGCGCTCGGCCGATACATCGCGCATGGCCTCGAGCAACTTGGCGTTGTTGGCCTGCGCATTGGTCGGGCTGCCGGCATAGCGCGCGCTGTACAAGCCGGGCGCGCCGCCGAGGGCATCGACGATCAGGCCGGAGTCGTCGGCCAGTGCCGGCAGGCCGGTGACCGCGCTGGCATGACGCGCCTTGATCAAGGCGTTCTCGACGAAGGTCAGGCCGGTTTCCGGCACGTCTTCGACACCCAGCTCGCCTTGCGCCACGATGCGCAGCGGAAGTTCTGCGAGCATGGCGCGCAGTTCTTCCAGCTTGCCGGCGTTGCCGCTGGCCAGGACCAGTTGTTTCATTGCTTGGGCTCCAGCAGATCCCACTTGGTGCCGTACAGGTCGCGGAATACAGCGACCGTGCCGTACGGTTCCTCGCGCGGGGTTTCCAGAAATTCCACGCCAAACGCCTGCATGGCCGCGTGGTCGCGCCAGAAGTCGTCGGTGTAGAGAAAATGATCCACCCGCCCACCGGTCTGGTCGCCGATGCGCGCCTGCTGCGCGGCGTCGGCCGGCTGCGCGAGCAGTAGTGCGGCCTCCTGCGCGTCGCCCGGGCCGATCACCACCCAGCGTTTGCCGTCGCCAAGTGCGCGATCTTCCAGCACCTGGAAACCCAGCGCGCCGGTGTACCAGGCAATCGCCGCATCGTAGTCGGCGACCAGCAAGGTGGTCAGGGCGATGCGACGGCTCATCCGGCCAGCGCAGCGCGTTGCAGGGCGAACAATCCGCCCATGCCCTTTTCGGCCAGGGCGAGCAGCGCGTTGAGTTCGTCGCGGCGGAACGCGTGGCCTTCGGCGGTGCCCTGCAGCTCGATGAAGCCGCCGCCATCGTTCATCACCACATTCATGTCGGTGTCGCAGTCGCTGTCTTCGGGGTAATCCAGATCCAGCACCGGCTCGCCACGATAGATGCCCACCGACACCGCGGCCACCGCACCGATTAGCGGATGCTTCTTGATGTCGCCACGCTTGAGTAGCAGGTTCACCGCATCGGCCAGCGCCACGTAGGCGCCGGTGATCGCAGCGGTGCGGGTGCCGCCATCGGCCTGCAGCACATCGCAGTCCAGGGTGATGGTGCGCTCGCCCAGTGCATTGCGATCCACACAGGCGCGCAATGCGCGGCCGATCAGACGCTGGATTTCCAGCGTGCGCCCGCCTTGCTTGCCACGGGCGGCTTCGCGATCGGAACGGGTGTGGGTGGAGCGCGGCAGCATGCCGTATTCGGCGGTCACCCAGCCTTCGCCCTTGCCGCGGAGGAACCCCGGCACGCGGTTTTCCACGCTGGCG includes:
- a CDS encoding 5-formyltetrahydrofolate cyclo-ligase, which gives rise to MTDDRDALRQQLRAQRRSLPATQRLAAADALAERLLALPFAPQTGAVAGYWAMDGEIALHRWQLSLPAGVRYCLPVLDGRVLRFAPWRPGQGLVSNRYGIPEPDVERAQLLAPEEMALVITPLTGFDAQCRRLGMGGGWYDRSFAFRHRQAPPPWLVGVGFAAQQVPALPAESWDVAVDAVCTERATFLKDDTLSV
- a CDS encoding cell division protein ZapA, whose product is MSNNEPVSVRILDREYTVGVTADERESLTAAARLLDLRMREIRGSNRMAAVDRVAVLAALNLAHELQQLREQQALYERELANTLDNLNRRLDSVADTPR
- a CDS encoding TIGR02449 family protein, whose product is MDNAAALAQLSALTARVEALVERTQRLTDENRSLRHQQEQLIGERARLLTKNEQARSRVEAMIVRLKSLEQHT
- a CDS encoding YecA family protein, with translation MDLPDVTAVQNESRQLALASSAAELHGGLCGWLSGGGADSGDWLGHVLADVAQVPPKQGGALDQMRQATVAQLEDRDFAFELLLIDDGAPLAARTDALFDWCRAFLGGFGLAAKQRPALTEEGEEALQDLARLAQASSDDFDAADEDDTALAEIEEFVRVAVLLLHGDCVMGPRFRQRLN
- a CDS encoding aminopeptidase P N-terminal domain-containing protein, producing MKKLTGIGAAEYARRRKQLMQMAGEQAILILPAAPERVRSHDTHYPYRQDSDFWYLSGFPEPEAVLVLVPGRKHGEAILFCRERSAEREAWDGPREGQEGAVAHYGMDDAYPIDDVDEILPGLLEGRSRVYYHFGRDVDFDLKLIGWLKRVREQVRHGAQPPHEFLELGHLLHEQRLFKSRDEIALMQQAADISVRAHRAAMRLARPGVHEYEFQAEVEREFRAADAWPAYGSIVGTGSNACVLHYRANNARSRDGELVLIDAGAEYRGYAADITRTFPVNGRFTPAQRALHDLVGASQAAALAQARPGVAYEAGHLAAVETLTEGLLRLGLLKGTLERNIADGHYKRFYRHKTGHWLGLDVHDVGDYRLAGDSRLLEPGMVFTIEPGLYISADDTAVEARWRGIGIRTEDNVLITAEGHRVLTDALARSADEIEAEMAGSVA
- a CDS encoding XVIPCD domain-containing protein, coding for MNDPRQPSHPDHPMYQQIERGVHAIDAAHGREPDQTSARLTAALLPLAKEGGLSRVDHVLMSEANNKGVHGGENVFVVQGDPANPAHLRAHMKTEQALGMPVEQSFERARQLASPGEQVQPPEPTQTPRLGR
- the pepQ gene encoding Xaa-Pro dipeptidase; amino-acid sequence: MTQPSLSHLYSDHLRTLTARADQALQRGGFDHLVVPSGSLHYQVFDDRDYPYAVNPQFKAWVPLTRVPNSWLIYTPGKRPTVIFYQPFDYWHVVPDAPSGWWVEHCDIHIIRTPDAALTLLPKQPERCAILGEAQSALGAYVPNNPQPVLDYLDYQRAFKTPYELALLRIAQQLAVRGHRAAEAAFRAGQSEFGIHMAYCAAVGQDANELPYGNIIALNEHGAVLHYTELGQQPPQPLRSFLIDAGASAYGYASDITRTYAADPGSEFQALIDAVDAAQIRMGQNVRAGVDYKQLHVEAHLALMGILKDFGILTVSPEAALATGVSAAFFPHGLGHLIGLQVHDVAGFAASDRGGRIEGPAGHPYLRLTRVLEPGMVVTIEPGVYFIDMLLDEVKKNGHAASIDWQRVDHFKPYGGIRIEDEVVCTDGAPENLTRPVFAAP
- a CDS encoding PilZ domain-containing protein, which codes for MIQDTRRAPRRQPTDLVPVTDMLSEAQIGRVGNVSETGMLLLASVPLHDDALYQLRFTLPERVGRATEIDVGVHLLWSEAAHAPGQAWAGFRFLTMSEPHRRRLRAWIAEEHMAG
- a CDS encoding DUF1631 domain-containing protein, whose amino-acid sequence is MSTPASSLQHTLSGPIADAPVSARGRHLLAALHAHCVQALSGPLRLTIVELERELLHQAEHARNSQIHAETYAQTRGLRDHIDRFPQAFLQQLAQDLANLRERPSLTPLADAPAHPQMLTLVEDTDIDRDIVLSEIARRETSRRADALQLLAQRLAVIGVVAEFELEEVPLGPYALCRLLRQCGETLGLSLDGQLTLYRVFERQLIERLNDLYERVNSVLAQEGILPGLIYHPYLVKPTQVQTRRALPASATGSQDAAPTNARAMPPRGGQPATGWSGQPAPTPWQSALLDPSDFPMTLTAATYGEQATPALSDAMQALGGLMSSARQSQAAGNTGPSAPHSASNHGAANRGTAPATGSQATAERAFPQLASTAVPKAALSDALASLQGALAVQSTAAAGIDAVQRQVLELLRAQHGPDAALSPQDTDTFDLLGLLYAQMQREVREQTPAQTLLAKLQVPVVRAALADTHFFVRDQHPVRELLNTVAESGAVWLGEDDVDPQLLHKLGNAVDKIVNDYHGDESVFAAANDEIQTHLRALARKAEVAERRHVDAARGKERLESAKQQAAERIEDLCEQSAPPRFVQSLLRQAWSDVLTLTLLRQGEQSPEWDERQALTARIAEVTCLSKGQPTDTALGGDVQTALLQIGYHQDEAAAIARRLSTPGGEDEMTSRTELTAKLRARTRLGDQGETAPRKDIATPRSSAEEECYTQLRSLPFGTWFEFVVNQQGDLRRQRLSWYSPMTDNALFVNQRGQKIGEQSLDGLARMMAGGQARLLVEEKSRLIDRAWHATVRTLRHLAGQSPAAEVAP
- the hemW gene encoding radical SAM family heme chaperone HemW, with the translated sequence MSDLIPPPLSLYVHLPWCVRKCPYCDFNSHAAKGVLPFEEYVDALIRDLDNDLPLVWGRVVHSVFFGGGTPSLFPPEAIDRFLQAAAARLRFAPNLEITLETNPGTAEHGRFDGYRAAGVNRLSFGVQTFDDVALQRLGRIHDSAEAERAIKLAQDAGYDNFNIDLMYALPEQTLAQAERDLERAFALQPTHMSHYQLTLEPNTVFFARPPKGIPDDDAAWDIQEHCQRLLAEAGYAQYEVSAYAKPGRQCAHNLNYWRFGDYLGIGAGAHGKISSGAEQHVLRHWKHKHPQSYLASAGNAASIGGDEVVPRARLPFEYMLNVLRLHEGFRLSDFEASTGLEASEIAAPLARAVAQGWMTEQDGRVIPTELGRRFTNDVVELFLT
- the rdgB gene encoding RdgB/HAM1 family non-canonical purine NTP pyrophosphatase produces the protein MKQLVLASGNAGKLEELRAMLAELPLRIVAQGELGVEDVPETGLTFVENALIKARHASAVTGLPALADDSGLIVDALGGAPGLYSARYAGSPTNAQANNAKLLEAMRDVSAERRSARFYAVIVLLRHPEDPQPLIAEGSWEGVITTEPRGDGGFGYNPVFLDPVYGLTAAEMETALKNRLSHRAVALATLQHKLHALSL
- a CDS encoding VOC family protein, which produces MSRRIALTTLLVADYDAAIAWYTGALGFQVLEDRALGDGKRWVVIGPGDAQEAALLLAQPADAAQQARIGDQTGGRVDHFLYTDDFWRDHAAMQAFGVEFLETPREEPYGTVAVFRDLYGTKWDLLEPKQ
- the rph gene encoding ribonuclease PH → MTFSRPSGRTVDQLRPVRIERAFTRHAEGSVLVSFGDTRVLCTASVENRVPGFLRGKGEGWVTAEYGMLPRSTHTRSDREAARGKQGGRTLEIQRLIGRALRACVDRNALGERTITLDCDVLQADGGTRTAAITGAYVALADAVNLLLKRGDIKKHPLIGAVAAVSVGIYRGEPVLDLDYPEDSDCDTDMNVVMNDGGGFIELQGTAEGHAFRRDELNALLALAEKGMGGLFALQRAALAG